TGCAGGCACTCCCCTACTGTTTCCCAATGATTTAATATTCGACGCTGACGGGCTTCTATACATGACTGACTCTGGTATATTGCATACGGATTTTGTACACAATGGATCTATTCGACCAGATTATAAAAATGCCGAATATAACGGTAAAGTCTTTCAAATCAATACAAAGACGAATGAAAGCTATTTGATAGATGATGGATTACTCTTCGCTAATGGTATAGCCATTGGCCCCAAGGGACATTTGTATGTCAATGAAACCATTACAGGGAATATTTACCAGTATGAAAAGAGTAATGGACAATACAATCGTCAAAAGCGTTCATTGTTTGCCAATGTGCTTCTTGATGATGGTTTGGTCTACTACCGTGGTCCCGATGGTATGAAATTTGGGGAATCAGGTAAATTATACTGTACCGTTTACGGGCAAGGTGATGTTACCGTACTGGATTTGGAAGGTAATGTTGTCGAGCGAATCAAGACACTTGGGAAATGCCCAACCAACTTGGTATTTGGCCCGAAAGATTCTCATCTGTTATTCATTACTGAAGTCTCAAATGGGGTTTTAGAGTGTCATCGGGTGAATGAAAATGGTTTTCCACTACTCTCTTGAAAAAAAGAGGTAAAAGGATAAATGGGAGGTTATAAAGGAATTGAGGAACCTTTGCATATTTCCCAAAAAAAACAGGAGGAAGAAAATGAAGAAACTTTTTATGCTAATGATTTTGGTATCCATGATGTTCTCATTGACAACTGTCTTTGCGGAAGGTACTAAAGAACAAACTGACGATGGATTCGTGATTGCTCTTTCGAACTCTTTCTATGGGAACTCATGGAGAAAGCAAATGGTGGATGCGTTTGTTGAGGCAGCGGAGGATGCCAAAGCGCGCGGATTAATCAAGGATTACATTGTAGTAAACGGAGATGGTACGCAAAACCAACAGATTGCTCAATTGAATAGTCTTATCCTCAGTGATATTGACGCAATTTGTATTAACGCAGCTTCTCCCACTGCTTTGAATGGTGTAATCGATAAAGCTCATCAGCAGGGAATCAAGGTTTTGGCTTTTGATTCGATTGTAACCAGCGAGAACGCGTATAAAATGGACTATGATCTCGAAAGCTGGGGTACAATTCAAGCACAGTACATTGCTGACCGTTTCAACGGGAAAGCCAGAGTTCTTGAAGTCCGAGGTGTACGAGGATCAGGACCTGAAATTGAAATACATGGAGGAATCGAAAAGGTTTTTAATAACTTTCCTGGAATCCAAGTAGTTGCGGAAGTATCTGGAGAAGCCGATACTGCAACGACTCAAAATGCAGTTGCAAATGTGCTTCCTAGCCTTGGTCAAATTGATGCTATCGTTACTCAGGGAGGATCTTATGGTGCAGTACAAGCTTATAAGGCAGCTGGAAAGCCCATTCCTGTGGTTATCGGAGGTAATAGAGCCGAATTTGTAAAATGGTGGGCTGAAGAAAAGGGAAAGGGTTATGAAACCATAAGCTTGGGGACAGAACCCAGTATTGGTGCAGTTGCTTTCTGGGTAGCGTACCATATTCTGAACGGAGATAATGTGCCCAACGTGATTAAACTGCCTTTGGTCGCCGTAACGAATGATACGGTAGATTTGTACAAAGATATTCAAGCTGGTACCGTTATTGCCCAACAATATGATCAGGAATTTGTCCTCACAAATATCTTGAAGAAGTAATTGCTTTTATGTATGTATGTTGCGGCGGCATATGCCGCCGCATACAAAGTAAAAATGTAGTTAAACAAATAATCAAGTAGATGTTATTTCATGAAATAGGAATCAATATGAGCAACAAGTGCTTCTTTGAATTAAAAGCTGTCACAAAGCGCTATGGAGCTACAACAGCTCTAGATAAAATAGACCTTCAAATCAACCGAGGAGAAATTCTTGGGTTGATTGGTGCCAATGGAGCCGGAAAGAGTACTCTGACTAGAGTTCTTTCAGGAGTGACCCTACCCGATGAAGGGGATATCCTGCATGCGTCACAACTGGTGGATGCAGCTTCATTTACCCCTCTATTAGCCAGCCGATTTGGTGTTCGTGTAGTGTACCAAGAACTATCATTGTGTACGAATTTATCAGTCTATGAAAATTTCTATGTTGAGCATCACGATACATATGCTAGAGATATCTTCTGGCATAAGAAAGTCCAAGCCAAAGCCACTCAAGCATTGGACGAGATTTTCCCAAACCATGGTATCGACACACATACATTGTTGAGAGATATGCCTCTATCCAAAAGGCAAATGATTGAAATCGCTCGTGCAATCAGTACAGAAAACCTAGAATTGTTGATTCTTGACGAACCGACATCTTCATTGGGTGCAAAAGAAACAGAGCAACTAATGAAAAAATTGAAACAACTAGCAAAGGATTCAATATCAATTATCTTTATCACTCATAGATTACAGGAGGTTCTGCAGGTAGCTGATCGTATTCAAGTTATGCATAACGGCAGAACTGTATGGGAAGGGCCGAATACTGGAATTGTAGAGAAAGAACTCGTCGCAAAGATGACCGCCTCAGAAAAAGCTTCTTCCAGTGTTGAGCTGACAACAAACAACAGTGAGCAAATCAGAACTGATGGAAAGATGTTTTCTTCGAAGGAAGCCCAAGAACGCTACATCAAGACTCGTAATTTTGTTAATAAACACCTGAATGGAATAAATTTAGATGTAAAAGGCGGTGAGCTTATCGGCATTGCCGGACTTGATGGAAATGGACAAAGACCATTGTTAAAATCCCTTTATTATGCCCGAAGCAAAACTGGAGGGATGATAGAAAGATCTGGGAGTATTTGCTACGTTTCCGGAGACAGAAAGAAAGAAGGTATTTTTACTTACTGGTCAATCTCTGACAATATGGGTATCGAAGAGATAAATAAATCGAAGTTATTTTCCTTTTTCGATCGAAAAAATCTCTCCGAATTGGTTTCCCATTGGTATGAAAAATTGGCTGTGAAAGCAGAATCAAAACAAGCTCCAATTCTCTCTCTGTCAGGAGGAAATCAGCAGAAAGTCCTAGTCGCAAGGGCGTTGCTTGCAGATGCTGACATCATTATTCTCGATGACCCGACAAAAGGAGTTGATGCAGGAACCAAACAGCAGATGTACACATTGTTTAAAGAAGCAGCTGCCCTTGGCAAATTGGTAATTTGGTATAGTACTGATGACATTGAATTGGAACTATGCAGTAGGGTGCTAGTTCTAAGATACGGCAAAATAGTTAAGGAACTTGTGCCTCCCTCAATCGTTAAGAAGAAAATTATCGAGGCTTGTTTTGAGGGAGAAGAATTGCTTTCTCGTACGCAGAAAACAGTACAATCAAAGAAATGGTCTATTAATAGTGCAGTAATATCGCTTGCTGCTATGTTACTTGTATTCGGTATTAGTGGAGTCTATCAGCGAAATGTTTTTACGCGGTTTGGAGTCGAATTGTTAATTGGAGGTTCGGTCCCCCTTGTATTCGCTGCACTTTCACAAATGTTCATCATTGGCCTAAGTAATATTGATTTAGGAATTGGGGCCCATATGGGTCTAGTGAATGTACTCTGTGCAACTATAATGCTGCACAACCCTTTACTGGGGTTTCTTCTGATATTTGCAAGCATTATCGTATACGGTTTTATGGGCGCTATAGTACATATCCGAAAAATCCCAGCGGTTATCGTTACGATGGGGATGTCTTTTGTTTGGATTGGTATAGCCTACACTATCCAGGACCGACCTGGTGGGCAGGCTCCCCAATGGTTAATTAATGCATTTTCGCTTCAGTTACCCATCCCCCAATGCATTCTTATCATTCTAGCTGGTGCACTATTTGCTTTTATTTTTTATCGATCAAAATACGGGACGGTTTTAAGGGGATTCGGCAACAACCTCACTGCCGTTGAACGCAGCGGATGGTCAGCGCTTAAAGCATATGTAATCGGTTATATGTTAGCCGGACTTTTCTCGATGATTGGAGGGCTAGCTATTACAGCTTCAACAGGAGCCTCGGATGTTAATTCTACCACATCGTACACAATGCTAACTGTAGCAGCGGTTGTAATG
The sequence above is drawn from the uncultured Sphaerochaeta sp. genome and encodes:
- a CDS encoding SMP-30/gluconolactonase/LRE family protein — its product is MEFWAKNLSSPEGPVLTKSNDILLVEMGEDAGCISIVDHNNRKKKQLVKTGRPNGLAIDSEGNIWVAESKTPSLLKINTEGKVTTVMQECAGTPLLFPNDLIFDADGLLYMTDSGILHTDFVHNGSIRPDYKNAEYNGKVFQINTKTNESYLIDDGLLFANGIAIGPKGHLYVNETITGNIYQYEKSNGQYNRQKRSLFANVLLDDGLVYYRGPDGMKFGESGKLYCTVYGQGDVTVLDLEGNVVERIKTLGKCPTNLVFGPKDSHLLFITEVSNGVLECHRVNENGFPLLS
- a CDS encoding ATP-binding cassette domain-containing protein; this translates as MLFHEIGINMSNKCFFELKAVTKRYGATTALDKIDLQINRGEILGLIGANGAGKSTLTRVLSGVTLPDEGDILHASQLVDAASFTPLLASRFGVRVVYQELSLCTNLSVYENFYVEHHDTYARDIFWHKKVQAKATQALDEIFPNHGIDTHTLLRDMPLSKRQMIEIARAISTENLELLILDEPTSSLGAKETEQLMKKLKQLAKDSISIIFITHRLQEVLQVADRIQVMHNGRTVWEGPNTGIVEKELVAKMTASEKASSSVELTTNNSEQIRTDGKMFSSKEAQERYIKTRNFVNKHLNGINLDVKGGELIGIAGLDGNGQRPLLKSLYYARSKTGGMIERSGSICYVSGDRKKEGIFTYWSISDNMGIEEINKSKLFSFFDRKNLSELVSHWYEKLAVKAESKQAPILSLSGGNQQKVLVARALLADADIIILDDPTKGVDAGTKQQMYTLFKEAAALGKLVIWYSTDDIELELCSRVLVLRYGKIVKELVPPSIVKKKIIEACFEGEELLSRTQKTVQSKKWSINSAVISLAAMLLVFGISGVYQRNVFTRFGVELLIGGSVPLVFAALSQMFIIGLSNIDLGIGAHMGLVNVLCATIMLHNPLLGFLLIFASIIVYGFMGAIVHIRKIPAVIVTMGMSFVWIGIAYTIQDRPGGQAPQWLINAFSLQLPIPQCILIILAGALFAFIFYRSKYGTVLRGFGNNLTAVERSGWSALKAYVIGYMLAGLFSMIGGLAITASTGASDVNSTTSYTMLTVAAVVMGGSSLLGGLVSPFGTIIGAVTLSLVGALLGFMRLNASYVTAVQGIILILILASRLLRKETE
- a CDS encoding ABC transporter substrate-binding protein: MKKLFMLMILVSMMFSLTTVFAEGTKEQTDDGFVIALSNSFYGNSWRKQMVDAFVEAAEDAKARGLIKDYIVVNGDGTQNQQIAQLNSLILSDIDAICINAASPTALNGVIDKAHQQGIKVLAFDSIVTSENAYKMDYDLESWGTIQAQYIADRFNGKARVLEVRGVRGSGPEIEIHGGIEKVFNNFPGIQVVAEVSGEADTATTQNAVANVLPSLGQIDAIVTQGGSYGAVQAYKAAGKPIPVVIGGNRAEFVKWWAEEKGKGYETISLGTEPSIGAVAFWVAYHILNGDNVPNVIKLPLVAVTNDTVDLYKDIQAGTVIAQQYDQEFVLTNILKK